Proteins encoded by one window of Mesotoga sp. UBA6090:
- the speE gene encoding polyamine aminopropyltransferase has protein sequence MEDRELRTLNHLMYMEYYTGGNAGLFMKMKRLVYSFQSPFQRIDIFEHPEFGMVLVLDGITMFTEADEFMYHEMLVHVPLFSHPDPKRVLIIGGGDGGSLREVLKHPSVEEAILCEVDPYVIDAAKLHLKEMSVELDNPKASIINENGADFVIENKDYFDVIIVDSTDPTAGEGGHLFTKEFYSNCYKALRKDGIFCAETEDPFYDKGWVAIAYNRISSVFPVSKMYTGFMTTYPSGMWTYTIGSKEVDPLEDYDEDRVLDFEAPLRYYNTEIHRASFALPTFLKELTGQF, from the coding sequence ATGGAAGATAGAGAGCTGAGAACACTGAATCATCTTATGTACATGGAGTATTACACGGGAGGAAACGCAGGACTTTTCATGAAAATGAAGAGACTCGTCTATTCATTTCAGAGTCCATTTCAAAGGATAGATATTTTCGAGCATCCCGAGTTTGGAATGGTTCTTGTTTTAGATGGCATAACGATGTTCACTGAAGCTGATGAATTCATGTATCACGAGATGCTGGTTCACGTACCGCTCTTCTCTCATCCCGACCCGAAGAGGGTCTTGATAATCGGAGGCGGCGATGGGGGAAGCCTGAGGGAGGTTCTCAAACACCCCTCGGTAGAGGAAGCGATCCTCTGTGAAGTAGACCCCTATGTAATCGATGCTGCGAAGCTTCACCTAAAGGAAATGTCTGTCGAATTAGACAACCCGAAGGCATCGATAATAAATGAAAACGGTGCCGACTTTGTGATAGAGAACAAGGATTACTTTGATGTAATTATTGTCGATTCTACCGATCCGACGGCCGGTGAAGGAGGTCATCTCTTCACCAAAGAGTTCTATTCAAACTGTTACAAGGCTCTGAGAAAAGATGGGATCTTCTGTGCCGAAACCGAGGACCCTTTCTACGACAAGGGATGGGTGGCTATTGCCTATAATAGAATTTCCTCGGTCTTCCCTGTCTCGAAGATGTACACTGGCTTCATGACTACCTATCCCTCCGGAATGTGGACCTACACCATCGGTTCGAAAGAGGTTGACCCACTGGAAGATTACGATGAAGATAGAGTGCTTGATTTCGAGGCGCCGTTGAGGTATTACAATACTGAGATTCACAGGGCCTCGTTTGCTCTCCCGACGTTCTTGAAAGAGCTTACAGGCCAGTTTTGA
- a CDS encoding class I SAM-dependent methyltransferase, producing MRFVVTTSHKPTKEEVLSARGLADELGVKYVSRGRLKDFEKEYPIDFYYVFDKNGQLSIRTGDSVFFFHPGMSKVRYKNIKLQDSDYLIKSMELSGDETVLDTTFGLGNEALLIAHFLPEGKVVGLEASEHIYRVVSHGLRNYLYTYEWIREASTRIELHNRDLRDFVKECPDASYDIVYCDPMFDRPQMSSNSINPLRPFAMYERISRADVDEMIRISSKRFIIKSRTRDTLFEELGLQFDKVCGSKKSGVLYGVVEKR from the coding sequence ATGAGATTTGTAGTCACAACCTCTCATAAACCGACGAAAGAAGAAGTTTTGAGTGCAAGAGGCCTTGCCGATGAGCTTGGAGTCAAATACGTTTCAAGAGGCCGGTTGAAGGATTTCGAGAAGGAATACCCGATCGATTTCTACTACGTCTTCGACAAGAATGGCCAGCTGTCGATCAGGACCGGGGATTCGGTTTTCTTCTTTCACCCGGGCATGTCGAAGGTCAGGTATAAGAATATAAAGCTTCAGGACTCAGACTATCTAATCAAGAGCATGGAGCTTTCCGGAGACGAAACCGTTCTCGATACGACATTCGGGCTCGGGAACGAGGCGCTTCTGATTGCTCACTTTCTGCCTGAAGGAAAGGTGGTGGGCCTTGAGGCCTCCGAACACATATACAGGGTAGTTTCTCATGGACTTCGCAACTATCTGTACACTTATGAATGGATAAGAGAAGCGTCGACCAGGATCGAGCTTCACAACAGGGATCTTCGAGATTTCGTGAAGGAGTGTCCCGACGCTTCTTACGACATAGTCTACTGCGACCCGATGTTTGACAGACCGCAGATGAGTTCTAACTCAATAAATCCTCTCAGGCCATTTGCAATGTATGAGAGAATCAGCAGGGCCGACGTAGACGAGATGATCAGGATTTCCTCAAAGAGATTCATCATCAAGAGCAGAACGCGAGATACTCTCTTCGAAGAGTTAGGCCTCCAGTTCGACAAGGTTTGCGGAAGCAAGAAGAGCGGAGTGCTTTACGGGGTAGTTGAGAAGAGATGA
- a CDS encoding deoxyribonuclease IV codes for MIRLGAHMSTSKGFDKVPKDTLAIGGNTFQIFPHSPRMWRASLPKEEMAYSFIDEMKEKSLDPFDCMVHSGYLVNIASPAEEVWEKSVKLLSLEMKITAALGLKYLNFHPGSHLGDGLHEGVERILKGLEIVLGENQESDVMLLLENVAAKGNHIGSSFDELKMIIEGSAEPERIGITYDTCHGFDSGFEIRTRDGVLKLIDEIDSKIGYEKLKMIHLNDSKFPLGAAKDRHEIIGKGYIGKEDGFREFLSNERIQEKPWLLETPGDDADHALEIKYIRELLG; via the coding sequence ATGATAAGACTTGGAGCACACATGTCGACTTCAAAGGGTTTTGACAAAGTCCCTAAAGACACGTTGGCAATCGGTGGAAACACCTTTCAGATCTTCCCGCACAGTCCCAGGATGTGGAGAGCCTCTCTTCCAAAGGAGGAGATGGCATACAGCTTCATCGATGAGATGAAAGAGAAGTCGCTTGATCCATTTGATTGCATGGTTCATTCCGGTTACCTGGTGAACATCGCCTCTCCCGCTGAAGAGGTCTGGGAAAAATCTGTGAAACTGCTTTCCCTTGAGATGAAGATAACAGCGGCCTTGGGTCTAAAGTATCTGAATTTCCATCCTGGAAGCCATCTTGGAGACGGGCTGCACGAAGGAGTGGAGAGAATACTGAAAGGTCTCGAAATAGTGCTTGGTGAGAATCAGGAAAGCGATGTGATGCTTCTTCTCGAGAATGTAGCGGCGAAAGGGAATCACATAGGGAGCAGCTTTGACGAGCTGAAGATGATAATCGAGGGTTCGGCAGAACCTGAGAGGATCGGAATAACATACGACACCTGCCATGGTTTTGATTCCGGGTTTGAGATAAGAACCAGGGACGGAGTCCTGAAGCTGATCGATGAAATAGACTCTAAGATTGGCTATGAAAAGTTGAAGATGATACATCTTAACGATAGCAAATTTCCACTCGGGGCCGCAAAGGATCGACACGAAATAATAGGCAAAGGCTACATCGGCAAGGAGGACGGATTCAGAGAGTTTCTCTCAAATGAAAGAATTCAGGAGAAACCATGGTTGCTGGAGACACCGGGAGACGATGCGGATCACGCTCTGGAAATAAAGTACATAAGAGAACTTCTCGGATAG
- a CDS encoding carbohydrate ABC transporter permease: MPYSRRSKKYWKETWQAYLFLLPSIVILGVFVFWPIGFSLVLSFFKWDYTSTTRYFIGFDNYKELFRLTYPVSLSFVNSLINTAVYIVVVLVIVQALYHVFGLMSKYDKTEKSHSFLYAIYVAAVAGYVFLRNSSADLTAAGLFAGLGLMGLGLFILMRRRKSVQWKKMKSSQWLTLLLFAAVYYALAYLILRQSADFVQYFTLAKESSDFLKSIYNTVYYVLLSVPTQIGLALIIAMLLNKNIKLRSLFRTAYFIPFVTSVVAVSLVWQWMFNDQFGLLNYILSIFNLPRIAWLKEEAWTIPTIAIVSVWQHVGYTTVIFLAGLQNIDRSYYEAADVDGASGWQKFKFITWPLLSGTTFFIMIITMIGAFKVFSQIFILYQGLPGPVNKSGLTLVYYVFDAFYNQQRMGVASAAAYVLFMIILVLTIVQLNVGKKRVHYEG; the protein is encoded by the coding sequence TTGCCCTACAGTAGACGCTCGAAGAAGTACTGGAAGGAAACCTGGCAAGCATATCTTTTCCTGCTGCCTTCGATTGTAATCTTAGGTGTCTTTGTTTTCTGGCCCATCGGATTTTCACTTGTACTCAGTTTCTTCAAATGGGATTACACTTCGACCACTCGTTACTTCATTGGATTCGATAACTATAAGGAGCTCTTCAGACTCACGTATCCTGTTTCGCTGAGCTTTGTCAATTCGTTGATAAACACCGCCGTCTACATTGTGGTTGTTCTAGTTATCGTGCAGGCTCTGTACCATGTTTTCGGTCTGATGAGCAAGTACGACAAGACAGAGAAGAGTCACTCGTTTCTGTATGCGATCTATGTTGCGGCCGTCGCCGGTTATGTATTTCTTCGCAATTCTTCGGCTGATTTGACGGCAGCAGGTTTGTTTGCCGGTCTGGGGTTGATGGGTCTCGGCCTTTTCATACTGATGCGCAGGAGAAAGAGTGTTCAGTGGAAGAAAATGAAGTCCAGTCAGTGGTTGACTCTGCTTCTGTTCGCGGCCGTCTACTACGCCCTAGCGTATCTCATTTTGAGGCAGAGCGCGGATTTTGTGCAGTACTTCACGCTCGCCAAAGAAAGTTCCGACTTTCTTAAATCGATCTACAACACGGTTTATTATGTTCTTCTGTCCGTTCCGACGCAAATAGGGCTGGCGCTGATCATAGCGATGCTTCTAAACAAGAACATCAAGCTGCGCTCTCTATTCAGGACTGCGTACTTCATACCCTTTGTCACATCGGTGGTTGCCGTTTCACTGGTATGGCAGTGGATGTTCAACGACCAGTTTGGATTGCTCAACTATATTCTCTCGATCTTCAACTTGCCTAGAATCGCCTGGCTGAAAGAAGAGGCGTGGACGATTCCGACGATAGCCATAGTCTCTGTATGGCAGCACGTTGGTTACACCACCGTCATCTTTCTCGCCGGCCTTCAGAATATAGACAGATCATATTACGAAGCTGCCGATGTCGATGGCGCAAGCGGCTGGCAGAAATTCAAGTTCATCACCTGGCCGCTGCTTTCGGGCACAACCTTCTTCATAATGATAATTACGATGATTGGTGCGTTCAAGGTTTTCTCTCAGATCTTCATTCTATACCAGGGTCTTCCTGGACCGGTCAATAAGAGCGGACTGACACTGGTCTATTACGTATTTGACGCCTTCTACAACCAGCAGAGAATGGGAGTGGCCAGTGCCGCCGCATACGTTCTCTTCATGATAATTCTGGTCTTGACAATAGTGCAGCTAAACGTGGGCAAGAAGCGTGTCCACTATGAGGGTTGA
- the folP gene encoding dihydropteroate synthase, with product MVFSSGRVLDLSEPVIMGIVNATPDSFFPESRFSDTIAAVDAAIRMLDGGAAIVDVGGESSRPGAEKISVEEEIARVVPIIEQIREKKPHAVISIDTCNSVTAGVALAAGADIVNDITGLRSEEMVEVVSQSNAAVIIMHMRGDPSTMSQMTDYGDVVEEVSSWLVERAQRAIESGIRRDRIILDPGIGFAKTAEQSIEILRNVERFLQLGFPLLVGHSRKSFIAKLTGSAVENRLEETLSISTYLYLKGVDIIRVHDVLEHSRIFGILKILNPYGENGRE from the coding sequence GTGGTCTTCAGTAGCGGTAGAGTGCTTGATCTTTCCGAACCGGTCATCATGGGGATAGTCAATGCGACTCCAGACTCCTTCTTTCCGGAAAGCAGGTTCAGCGATACTATCGCGGCTGTCGACGCTGCGATCAGAATGCTTGACGGCGGGGCAGCGATCGTCGATGTCGGCGGTGAATCCTCGAGACCGGGGGCAGAAAAGATCTCGGTGGAAGAGGAGATCGCCAGAGTTGTTCCCATAATAGAGCAAATACGGGAAAAGAAGCCCCACGCGGTTATCTCGATAGACACCTGCAATAGTGTGACCGCGGGAGTGGCCCTCGCAGCCGGTGCAGATATCGTCAACGACATTACCGGGCTCAGGTCGGAAGAAATGGTTGAAGTTGTTTCGCAAAGCAATGCAGCGGTTATCATAATGCACATGAGGGGAGATCCTTCGACAATGAGTCAGATGACAGATTACGGCGATGTAGTCGAGGAGGTCTCGTCCTGGCTCGTCGAAAGAGCGCAGAGGGCGATCGAATCAGGAATAAGGAGAGACAGAATAATTCTCGACCCGGGGATAGGTTTCGCCAAAACGGCGGAACAGAGCATAGAAATACTTAGAAACGTCGAGCGCTTCTTGCAACTGGGCTTTCCCCTACTGGTTGGCCATTCCAGAAAGAGTTTCATCGCAAAGCTCACGGGAAGCGCTGTTGAAAATAGGCTGGAAGAAACCCTCTCGATTTCGACTTACCTGTACCTTAAAGGAGTGGACATAATTCGCGTCCACGATGTTCTGGAGCACAGCCGAATCTTTGGTATACTTAAGATACTAAACCCATACGGAGAAAATGGGAGGGAATGA
- the lepA gene encoding translation elongation factor 4 yields the protein MYNRDRIRNISIIAHIDHGKTTLVDRLLDITDTVDRRHKQDQFMDSMDIERERGITIKSKSVKLNYLAEDGLAYEINIIDTPGHVDFNYEVSRSLAACEGAILLVDASQGVEAQTVGNTYLAIENDLELIPVLNKIDIPNANIEETLAEIVDLIGYTPEDCLQASAKTGQGVREILESVVKKVSAPSGTLEAPLKALIFDAIYDKYRGVVVHVRIFDGSVKEGDKIQMMASGETFEVVEVGYFLPQMEKTDSLDAGEVGYIVAVIKDVSSAKIGDTITSAINPTSEALPGYKEAKPMVYAGMFPGMPEYYDELRKALDKFKLNDAALVFEPENSPALGFGFRVGFLGLLHMDVVRERLEREFEIACILTAPNVVYRVTSQNGNIIEITNPASFPEPGEFSKVEEPFVDLSIITPSEYMGNLIGFITSEKRGDFKAVENAGKNRVVMRFEAPLSEIMFDFFDRMKAISRGYASMDYEILGYRESDLVKVTILVNKETVDSLSFIVHVDKEYQVAKKVVDKLSELIPPHQFQIPIQAKSRGRIIARSDIKALRKDVLAKCYGGDVTRKMKLLEKQKEGKKRMREIGQVTIPQNAFLAILRIGEEK from the coding sequence ATGTATAACAGAGATCGCATAAGGAACATATCGATAATTGCTCATATCGACCACGGCAAGACAACTCTCGTGGATCGACTACTGGATATAACCGACACCGTCGACAGGAGACACAAGCAGGATCAGTTCATGGATTCAATGGATATCGAGAGAGAAAGAGGGATAACGATCAAATCGAAGTCCGTGAAGCTGAATTATCTTGCAGAAGACGGTCTTGCTTACGAAATCAATATCATAGATACGCCGGGCCACGTCGACTTCAACTACGAAGTATCGAGAAGCCTTGCAGCTTGCGAGGGCGCAATACTTCTGGTGGATGCCTCTCAGGGAGTCGAGGCTCAGACGGTGGGGAACACATATCTCGCGATAGAGAATGATCTGGAGCTTATCCCCGTTCTGAACAAGATCGACATTCCGAATGCAAACATCGAAGAGACTCTAGCGGAAATCGTCGATTTAATCGGCTATACACCTGAAGACTGCCTTCAGGCCAGTGCGAAGACCGGGCAGGGTGTAAGAGAGATTCTGGAATCGGTGGTGAAGAAGGTTTCGGCTCCTTCGGGCACATTGGAAGCTCCTCTCAAGGCCTTGATTTTCGACGCGATCTACGACAAGTACAGAGGAGTCGTAGTGCACGTAAGGATCTTTGACGGAAGTGTCAAAGAGGGAGACAAGATACAGATGATGGCCTCCGGTGAAACCTTCGAAGTTGTTGAAGTGGGATACTTCCTTCCTCAAATGGAAAAGACCGATTCACTCGATGCAGGTGAGGTGGGCTACATCGTTGCAGTTATAAAGGACGTATCGAGCGCGAAGATCGGCGACACGATCACTTCTGCAATTAATCCGACGAGTGAAGCTCTTCCAGGCTACAAAGAGGCGAAGCCGATGGTCTACGCCGGTATGTTCCCTGGGATGCCCGAGTACTACGACGAGCTGAGAAAGGCGCTCGACAAGTTCAAATTGAACGACGCCGCACTGGTTTTCGAGCCAGAAAACTCTCCGGCGTTGGGTTTTGGCTTCAGGGTGGGTTTTCTCGGCCTGCTTCATATGGATGTCGTAAGGGAGAGGCTTGAAAGAGAGTTTGAAATAGCCTGTATTCTGACAGCTCCAAACGTTGTCTACAGAGTAACGTCTCAGAACGGGAATATTATTGAGATAACAAATCCTGCAAGTTTCCCTGAGCCCGGAGAGTTCTCCAAAGTCGAGGAGCCCTTCGTAGATCTCTCGATAATCACACCTTCGGAATATATGGGGAACTTGATTGGCTTCATCACTTCCGAGAAGAGAGGAGACTTCAAGGCGGTCGAAAACGCCGGAAAGAACCGTGTCGTGATGCGTTTTGAGGCGCCCTTGTCAGAGATAATGTTTGATTTCTTTGACAGGATGAAGGCTATTTCTCGAGGGTATGCCTCCATGGATTACGAAATACTTGGCTACCGTGAATCGGATCTGGTGAAAGTCACTATTCTCGTCAACAAAGAGACCGTCGATTCGCTTTCGTTTATCGTTCACGTGGATAAAGAGTATCAAGTTGCAAAGAAAGTCGTTGACAAGTTGAGCGAATTGATCCCTCCACATCAGTTCCAGATTCCCATACAGGCAAAATCCAGAGGAAGGATAATCGCGAGAAGCGACATAAAGGCCCTCCGGAAAGACGTTTTGGCGAAGTGCTATGGCGGAGATGTGACAAGGAAGATGAAGCTCTTGGAAAAGCAGAAAGAGGGAAAGAAGAGAATGCGGGAGATCGGTCAGGTAACGATTCCGCAGAACGCCTTCCTGGCAATTCTGAGAATTGGCGAAGAAAAATGA
- a CDS encoding CTP synthase — protein sequence MKKKYVVVTGGVISGIGKGILSASIARVMKECGVEVNTLKIDPYLNLDAGTMNPNQHGEVFVTEDGYEADLDLGHYERFLGKDMRRENNMTAGQVFKSIIDKERKGDYLGATVQMVPHVTDEIKSRIKKVPGDLIMIEIGGTVGDIEGEIFLEAVRELWVEEGPENFLFIHVTYVPYLRVTNEFKTKPTQQSVQLLRRIGIQPQMIAVRSELPIEENELGKIALFGGLNRQMVYNLPDSENVYDVPRIVYSYGIHRKIAAWLNLEIEERFDWNYPRTFVPTRIVIVGKYLGTDDAYKSISESITLCGASKPDVIDSECFEEMTEEQIKNELRKYDGIIIPGGFGKRGIEGKIAVIKAAREEDIPILGICLGMQLMVIEFARNVSHYENANSTEFDPSTPYPVIDIMEEQKAIMKLGGTMRLGAQETPIEEGTLLMDAYNEKIAFERHRHRYEVNLERFPDLFRNPGEKDENRLTISSLATFVEAIELPEKRFFLGVQYHPEFRSKVGNPNPVFELFVKRVREKRRNQ from the coding sequence ATGAAGAAGAAGTACGTAGTTGTAACTGGAGGCGTAATCAGTGGGATCGGCAAGGGGATCCTCTCCGCCTCAATAGCGAGGGTTATGAAGGAATGCGGAGTCGAGGTAAACACTCTTAAAATAGATCCGTATCTGAATCTGGATGCCGGAACTATGAACCCGAACCAGCATGGAGAAGTGTTCGTTACCGAAGACGGATACGAAGCCGATCTCGATCTTGGTCATTACGAGAGATTTCTCGGGAAGGACATGAGAAGAGAGAACAACATGACCGCAGGCCAGGTATTCAAGTCGATAATTGACAAGGAGAGAAAGGGTGACTATCTGGGAGCAACAGTGCAGATGGTCCCTCACGTCACGGATGAGATAAAGTCGAGGATCAAGAAAGTCCCCGGAGACCTGATAATGATAGAAATAGGCGGTACTGTCGGGGACATCGAAGGCGAGATATTTCTTGAAGCGGTGAGGGAACTGTGGGTCGAAGAGGGCCCTGAAAACTTCTTGTTCATCCATGTGACCTATGTTCCATATCTGCGGGTCACTAATGAGTTCAAGACGAAGCCTACACAACAATCCGTTCAGCTGCTGAGAAGAATCGGTATCCAGCCTCAGATGATTGCCGTCAGATCAGAGTTGCCAATTGAGGAGAACGAGCTCGGCAAGATCGCACTTTTCGGCGGTCTCAATAGACAGATGGTCTATAACCTTCCCGACTCCGAGAACGTCTACGATGTTCCACGAATCGTATATTCATACGGGATTCACAGAAAGATTGCCGCATGGCTCAACCTCGAAATTGAGGAGCGGTTCGACTGGAATTATCCGAGAACATTCGTTCCGACCAGAATAGTCATAGTGGGAAAATATCTTGGAACGGACGATGCCTATAAGAGCATTTCGGAAAGCATTACGCTTTGCGGTGCCAGCAAACCCGACGTCATCGACTCGGAGTGCTTCGAAGAGATGACGGAAGAGCAGATTAAGAATGAGCTTCGAAAATACGACGGAATCATCATCCCAGGTGGTTTCGGCAAGCGAGGCATTGAAGGAAAGATAGCTGTAATTAAGGCGGCAAGAGAGGAAGACATCCCTATCCTCGGTATCTGTCTCGGAATGCAGCTGATGGTTATCGAGTTTGCAAGAAACGTTTCCCATTATGAAAACGCCAACTCAACGGAATTCGACCCTTCGACTCCCTATCCGGTAATTGACATCATGGAAGAGCAGAAGGCAATTATGAAGCTCGGAGGCACTATGAGGCTCGGGGCGCAGGAGACTCCGATTGAAGAAGGCACGTTGCTGATGGATGCATACAATGAGAAGATAGCATTCGAGAGGCACAGACACAGATACGAAGTCAATCTGGAGCGCTTCCCCGACCTCTTCAGAAATCCGGGAGAAAAGGATGAAAACAGATTGACCATTTCCTCCTTGGCGACCTTTGTTGAGGCAATAGAGCTGCCGGAGAAGCGATTCTTCCTCGGAGTTCAGTATCATCCGGAATTCCGCTCCAAGGTTGGCAATCCAAATCCGGTCTTCGAGCTCTTCGTCAAACGCGTCAGAGAGAAGAGAAGGAATCAGTAG
- a CDS encoding carbohydrate ABC transporter permease: MTTSSTKIISKILLYVVIIGGAFLMLIPFGWMVATSFKAPSEVSSWPPVWTTKNAASSFTFKTQIKQKSSGASVDLSTLSLSEFRNFAALMEESASLDTVTVTLDDDPIRRGEIEIQLLKGDGTPADYATEVDEERFAALVDRYSALEADVPVSFSSVLKDLPTDSAGRFMDSFFNAAVYSDGGFVRRVVLVSSLKAQYSKAIDRLSQSVETAMKELPIDTDESKEMKAKIREESGRLLETPIADLTASMQTLESFRMGETGVTDLVELETIIGDLRSSVDLIRDVGAEIVSLSGTIAGADSRMSLSVRQLERSLETVPEGLVQWAELLDLYSDIRVFYNDSQDKTLSSTSIVGKIRSDAEVHSLLSEFVRGWDVEEKARSYLLSAITPSNVRDAVTILLNYLDRNFKDTLSQYFLDTQTPLEVINDAMNFLRTSLLIASSSEMDTKVRNAMEEKTSYSDLTSLIREVASAAGQTIGVGGVVAGLDRQAAIGGQDAFADLIRRRWKETTMVGTFSRVHSDIFSELDLSLKPVEVERVYYRGIISPSGAKSFDIKLKGIPAVWFKDDIPAGKVNFTFGETFKNFFQNYITAWNAAPFGRYYFNTVFVAMVTTFVEIIFAAMAAFAFAKMEFFGKNFLFTLFLATMMVPGEVLLVPNYITLTALGWIDSYYALIVPWVVSVFAIFLLRQHFMTIPNELYDAAMIDGLTKWRFLWTILVPLSKPAVITGALLKFVGSWNSFLWVLIVTKSPEIRTLPVGLQNFSSATGSDYHLLMAAATFSIIPVVILFLITQKYFIAGIARSGLK, encoded by the coding sequence ATGACTACATCGTCGACAAAGATAATCTCGAAGATTCTTCTCTATGTAGTTATAATTGGCGGGGCCTTTCTGATGTTGATTCCATTCGGCTGGATGGTCGCAACCTCCTTCAAGGCGCCCAGCGAAGTCTCAAGCTGGCCGCCTGTTTGGACGACCAAGAACGCTGCCAGTTCCTTTACTTTCAAGACACAGATAAAGCAGAAAAGCTCCGGTGCCTCCGTTGATCTCTCAACTCTTAGTCTCAGTGAGTTCAGAAACTTTGCTGCCCTTATGGAAGAGTCGGCAAGTTTAGATACTGTCACTGTCACTCTGGACGATGATCCAATTAGAAGAGGCGAAATCGAGATCCAGTTGCTTAAAGGCGACGGAACTCCGGCAGATTACGCTACAGAAGTCGATGAAGAACGGTTCGCCGCACTAGTCGACAGGTATTCGGCGCTTGAGGCAGACGTTCCCGTTTCCTTTTCGAGTGTCCTGAAGGACCTTCCCACGGACAGTGCGGGCCGGTTTATGGACAGTTTCTTCAACGCTGCAGTATACAGTGACGGCGGATTTGTGAGAAGAGTAGTTCTCGTCAGCTCTCTCAAAGCTCAGTACTCAAAAGCGATCGATAGACTCTCTCAGAGCGTTGAAACTGCAATGAAGGAGTTGCCTATAGACACTGACGAAAGCAAGGAAATGAAGGCGAAGATCAGAGAAGAGTCCGGCAGGCTTCTTGAAACTCCGATTGCGGATCTGACGGCTTCAATGCAGACTCTCGAGTCTTTTAGAATGGGGGAGACGGGGGTCACGGATCTGGTCGAACTGGAAACAATAATCGGGGATCTTAGAAGCAGTGTCGATCTCATTCGGGACGTGGGCGCGGAAATCGTCTCTCTATCCGGGACAATAGCCGGCGCCGACTCCAGAATGTCTCTCTCTGTCCGGCAGCTTGAGCGCTCGCTAGAGACCGTTCCAGAGGGGTTGGTTCAGTGGGCCGAACTGCTCGACCTCTATTCAGACATAAGGGTCTTCTACAACGATTCTCAAGACAAGACCCTATCGAGCACCTCAATAGTTGGAAAGATACGCTCAGACGCAGAAGTCCATTCCCTGCTCTCGGAGTTTGTAAGGGGATGGGACGTTGAAGAGAAAGCCAGAAGCTATTTGCTCTCAGCGATCACGCCTTCCAATGTGCGAGACGCAGTAACGATACTCCTGAACTACCTGGATCGGAATTTCAAAGATACTCTATCTCAATATTTTTTAGATACTCAGACCCCTCTTGAAGTGATAAATGACGCCATGAATTTTCTCAGAACATCCCTGCTGATCGCTTCGAGTTCCGAGATGGACACGAAAGTTCGCAATGCGATGGAAGAGAAAACGTCATACTCCGACCTCACGTCGCTTATCAGAGAAGTGGCTTCGGCCGCCGGTCAGACTATAGGCGTCGGAGGAGTCGTTGCAGGTCTTGACAGACAGGCTGCTATTGGCGGCCAGGATGCATTTGCAGACTTAATTAGGCGAAGATGGAAAGAGACGACAATGGTTGGGACTTTCTCAAGGGTACATTCGGATATATTCAGTGAACTTGATCTTTCACTCAAGCCTGTCGAAGTTGAAAGAGTCTACTACAGAGGTATAATTTCGCCATCGGGCGCAAAGTCATTCGACATTAAGCTTAAAGGCATTCCAGCCGTCTGGTTCAAGGACGACATACCGGCCGGCAAAGTCAATTTCACATTCGGGGAAACCTTCAAGAATTTCTTCCAGAACTACATAACTGCATGGAATGCTGCACCTTTTGGCAGATACTATTTCAACACAGTGTTTGTTGCGATGGTAACGACTTTCGTGGAGATAATTTTTGCTGCGATGGCGGCATTCGCGTTTGCAAAGATGGAGTTCTTTGGGAAGAACTTTCTGTTCACGCTCTTCCTGGCAACGATGATGGTCCCCGGAGAAGTGCTGCTGGTTCCCAATTACATAACCCTGACAGCCCTCGGCTGGATCGACTCATATTACGCCCTCATTGTTCCCTGGGTAGTCTCTGTCTTTGCGATATTTCTGCTTAGACAGCACTTTATGACGATTCCTAACGAGCTTTACGATGCCGCCATGATCGACGGTCTGACGAAATGGCGCTTTCTCTGGACGATTCTGGTTCCGCTTTCGAAGCCTGCTGTAATTACAGGAGCGCTGTTAAAATTCGTCGGCAGCTGGAATTCCTTCCTCTGGGTTCTCATAGTGACCAAGAGCCCGGAAATCAGGACTCTCCCGGTGGGGCTTCAGAATTTCAGCTCGGCGACAGGTAGTGACTATCACCTTCTGATGGCCGCGGCTACTTTTTCGATAATTCCGGTCGTTATTCTCTTTCTGATTACTCAGAAGTACTTCATAGCTGGAATTGCCAGGAGTGGTCTCAAATAA